Genomic DNA from Phaeobacter porticola:
GAGATAATGTAAAATGCGTTGAACCCGTTCAGCAATTCACTGTTTACCCACGATAGCATGCCGCTGGCCTTGCTGGGCCAGACCAGTGCCCAAAGGACAAGTGCTGTCATAATGATCTTACTGATCAACGCGATAGGAAGGCTGTGACCTTCGTAAAATCCGGATGGAGCCGTCTCGATCTCCAACTCGGTAAATGGTGGCTTGATTGACATATTCGTTCCCTGATGGCTGTGACGCGTCATTGTTGTCATGCCCCGTTTCACCCTGACGCTTGGGTGACGGGTTTGTTCTACGTGGCAAGTGTTGTTATTCGTATCCGGTTTCGATCGCCCCCCAATCGCATGCCGCAGACGCGCATTTGGCCAAGGTTACTCAAATATCAGGGCGCAAGCACTTCGAATAATATGTAGCGAATTTCAGAAAAATTAAAACACGTGAATCAAGTGCGATTTAGCTTTAATTTCCAGATCCTTACGAAAAACCCTACACCAGAGGTGTGCGGTTACTGGCACGGGAAGGGCCAACAAGATACACATATCAGGACGAAAGCCCCCTCCCGAAGATAGATCGAGGCTAACCTAAAACAGGTAAGCGCGGAGACAGATCAGACCGATACGCCCGCCAGCAGATCCCCGCGACTTACCTCATCGCGATCGCCTCTGAGCGCGACACTCCCGCGCCGTAGTACCAGAAATTGATCGGCGAGATCATAGGCAAAATCAAAATACTGCTCGACCAAGACAATTGCCATGTCACCCTCATCACGCAGCTGGCGGATCACTGCGCCAATCTGCTGAATGATATTGGGCTGAATGCCCTCGGTCGGTTCGTCCAATAACAACAACTTAGGCCGGGTGATCAATGCCCGCGCGATTGCAAGCTGCTGTTGCTGACCGCCGGACAGATCGCCGCCACGCCTATAACGCATATCGTGAAGCACCGGGAACAGGCTGTAGATCCGGTCAGGCACCCCATGCTCTGTCATAGGCAGGCAGGCAAAACCGGTTTCAAGGTTTTCATGAACCGTCAACAGTGGAAAGATCTCGCGCCCTTGGGGGACATAGGCAACCCCTTTGCGGGCCAGCTGATGCGGCAGTGAAACCACCAATGGTTCGCCATCCAGTGACACAGCCCCCCCTGATCGAGGGTGGCGGCCCGAAATCGCCCGCATCAGGCTGGTCTTACCAACACCGTTGGTGCCCATGACACAGGTTACCTCCCCTTTGGCGGCCTCCATCGTGATCCCGTTCAGGATTTGGGAATGCCCATAGTGCAGGGTCAGATCATTGATACTCAGCATGGTTCAGCGTCCCAGATAGACATCGATAACAGTTTGGTCGGCGGTCACATGATCCAGCGAGCCTTCGGCGAGAACCGAGCCTTCGTGCAGGACAGTGACCTTGCAGTTCAGCCGACGAACGAATTCCATGTCGTGCTCCACCACCACCACCGCGCGCGTCTGGGCGGCGGCGACCAGAATGGCAGTGGTCTGCTCCCGTTCTTCGGGGGTCATTCCCGCTGCGGGCTCATCCACCAGCAACAGCCGGGGTTCCTGCGCAAGCAACATACCGATCTCGAGCCACTGCTTTTGTCCGTGGCTTAACTCTCCTGCCATTCGATGCAGCGCATCGGTAAGGCCAATCTCATCCGCCAGTTGCGCGACACGCGCCATATGTTCAGGCGTCGGCCGGTATAGCAGCACAGCAAGGGGACGATGATCCGCTTTTACTGCCATGATCAGATTGTCTTGAACGCTTTGCTCTTCGAATACGGTTGGCTTCTGGAATTTCCGACCGATCCCCTCTCGTGCAATGCGCGCCTCTGAGCGGGCAAAAATCGACCGCCGCTTACCATCCCAGGTAATGCGGCCCGTGTCCGGTGTTGTCTTGCCTGTGACCACGTCCATGAATGTTGTCTTGCCGGCACCATTCGGGCCGATGATGGCGCGCAGCTCTGTCCGACCGATCCGAAACGACAGATTGTTGATCGCCTTAAATCCGTCGAAACTGACGGAAACACCTGACACTTCCAGCAAGGGATTCATGGCCGCTTCTCCCCGGAGTTCTGCTTCGCGCGGGCAACACGCCGCCTGGTGATCAGATCAAATAGCCCGCCAGCGCCGTTGGGCGCGAACAAGGTGACGAGAACAAAACCCAGCCCCAGCACCACCTGCCACCAATCCACCCACTGGATCGTAAACAAACCAAGATCTATGTCAGGCGCCTGCCCGCCGGTGAACCAACTCGACAAGATCGACACCAGCGCCGCGCCGATAACCGCGCCATACAGTCTGCCGCGGCCGCCTATGGCAACCCAGACCGCCAGATAAATCGAAGCAATTGGCGCCATCTCTGCTGGATTGATAATTCCAGCCTGAGGGTAGTACAGCGCTCCGGCGATCCCTGCGACGCAGGCGGTCCCGGTAAAAACCACCAGTTTGTAGCCTTCGACGGAATAGCCCAGAAACCGCACCCGTGCCTCATTGTCACGGATCCCGCGCAAAACCGAGCCGAACTTACCCCCAACCACCCAGGCTGCAACCATATACCCCAGCCCCAATGCCAGTGCAGATCCCCAGAGGAACCAGATTGACACCAGCGACTGCGGAACGCCGGTCATGCCCGGCAGGTTCTGAAGTCCGCTCAGTCCGTTGTTGCCGCGCAGGCCGCTGTCGTTCTGAAACAGGTATAGCGCCAGCGCCAGTGTCATCGCCTGGGTCAAGATCGACAGATACACACCAGTCACCCGGCTGCGAAACGCAAGCCAACCAAAGACCAGCGCCAATAGGCCAGGCACTGCCACCACCAGAAACAGCTGAAGCGTCAGACTGTCTGCAAAGGCCCAGATCAACGGGAAACTATCGCCCCCCACCACACCAAAGATCTGATGAGCAATGGCATTCTGTACCTCTGTCGGGGTCGGTGGCAGTGTCGCTTGGGACAGCGAGGCCAGAACCGCATCACGGGTTCGCTCGTACATCAGCCACATGCCGATCATGTACCCGCCAAGCCCGAAGAACGCGAAATGTCCAAGACTGAGAATGCCGGTGTACCCCCAGACCAAATCCATCGCGATGGCCACCAGACACAAGCAAAGCGTCTTACCCAATGTCTTGATCATAGATGTGGAAATCACATCTGCTCCCATCCCTTCAGACAGCAAAGTCACACCTAGGGTGAACAGCGCCAGCAGCGAAACAAACACCAGAACAGAGGGGTTACGGGCAAAAAATGAATGCTGCATGGGTCAGTCTCCCGCCGCCCGGCCACGCAGGGCGACAATGCCGCGCGGCCTGAATTGAATGAAGATAATGATCAGCACAATCATATAGGTCTGCGCCGCCAGGGTGTTGGAGGGGGTCAACCACTCGATCCCCTTCTGGGAAAAGCCGATCAACACAGCACCAGCGAGCGTGCCCCAGATGCTGCCAACCCCGCCAACAACTACGGTCATAAAGCTTTGCACGATGTAGTCATTGCCCAGTTCAGAGGTGACTTTTGCAAACAGCCCGATGGCAACGCCAGCAATTCCCGCGATCCCAGAGCCAAGACCAAAGGTCAGCATGTTCACCCGGTCCGGGTTGATCCCCATTGAGGCCGCCATGCCGCGGTTCTGCGTCACCGCGCGGGTTTCCAGCCCCAGCCGGGTGCGTCGCATGATGAACAACAATAACGCCAGGAAAGCCAGCGCCATGCCAAAGATCGCGATGCGGATATAGCTGATCGACACCACGTCGTTAACAATCCATGCGCCATCCAGCCATCCAGGTGCGGTCAGCGGACGTGCCTGGGTGCCGAAGATATTTTTTGCCAGCTGCTGCAATGCGATAGAAATACCAAAGGTGGCCAACAGCGTCTCCAGAGGCCGATTGTAAAGCCATCGGATCACCAGCCGTTCCATTGCAACGCCGACGCCAAAGGTCACCGCAAAGGCCATTGGGATTGCCACCAAGATCGACAGCGTGTGGTTGGGGATCACCAGCTGAACCACATAGCCGGTATAGGCGCCCATCATGATGAACTCCCCATGCGCCATATTGATCACCCCCATGACTCCGAATGTGATGGCCAGACCAATCGCCGCGAGGAAATAGATCGACGCCAGCGAGATTGCATCCAGCGTCAGATCTGCGGTCTGATTGAACGCAACATACGTATCGGTCTCTGCCAGCGCCTGCATCGCAGCAGTGGTCACCGGCTCTGATGGAGTCAGATAAATATCGAAATACCGATATCGGGCGGTCGCGGCCGCCCTTTCATCATCCGTCAGAAACGGCCGGGCGAGGTTGCTTCTTACCAGTGCATCATAGGCGTTCAGTCGTTCCTGTGGGTCTGACAGACGTGCCAGCGGCACACCTCCGACGCGACCCGCTACTATATTTGCCTCCAGTGCCGATTTCACTTCTCTCGGCAAAACCTGTGCAGGTGCCAGATCACGTGCAACAAGGGCCGCATAGGCAGCTTCAAGTGTGATATCTCGACCTAAGCGGCGCTCGCCCGCGACATTGACGTTGTCGGGTGGTCCATTGTCATAAACACGCAATTCGCTCTTCACCAACGGGTTCAGCGTTGCGCGCAGATCAACCCCAAGATCGCCAGACATCTCTCGAATGGCTGCAACCCGCGCATCAGTGTCGTCATCATGTAGCATCGTCAGCAGACGTTCCTGCCGTTGCTTCAACGCGCGCAGCTCCAGATCTGTCTCTGTCGCAATGGACGAACGCAACGGTGCAAGAGCCGCCGAAGACGGATCGCGCAGGATCGACGTCACCGCAGCCTGGCGTGTCAGAAGGTCAGGGTCGTTCAACTGGAATTTCACCAGCGCAGTTCCAATCAGCGCCCGCACACCGGAATTTGGCTTCAGCTGCATCAGCTCTATCTTTTCTGCCTGACCACGCGCAGCTCCACTGTCCAGATCAAACAGATCATACCGACCCGCCCCGGCCTTTTCGGCACGAAAGAATACACCGTCTGCGGTGCGCCGGAACAGGGATTTCGCCTGCCAGACCTGCAACACCTCTTGGGCCTGCGCCAAACCACTGTCGGCAAGTGCGGTGATCGCAGGTTGGATGGTCCGACGTGAACTTTCTTCAATGAGAGCCGCCTGCGTTTGTAACAGATGCTGCATGGGGCGGTTTGTCTCAGCCATTGCCGCCAGGCATCCCCAGAGCAGCAGCAAGCCAGCGGCTAGAAACCGTGTCATGATGGTTTTCAATTCCGTTCAGATAAAAGGATCAGGAGGGGCACAGGACCCCTCCCACGGAGCATGGCTGTCAGTAGTTAGACAGCGTCTGAACGCAGCTTTTGGTGGCGGTGTTGTACATTCCGCAACCGAGATCTTTCCAATCCGACATCAGCACAGCGGATTCTGGAAGGAAGTCGGTCCAAGCATCACCAGGGACCTCTTTGGTCTGGCTGATGATATCGAATTGGCCAGTGTCCAAAATCTCACCAATCAGAACCGGCTTGGCGAGATGATGGTTCGGCAACATCACCGCAGTGCCCCCCGTAAGGTTCGGAACCTCCTGCCCGTACATGGCCGCCCGTACTGCATCGACAGCGGTGCTGCCCGCCTCGGTCGCAGCATTTACCCACATGTTGAACCCAATATAGTGAGCCTCCATCGGGTCGTTGGTCACCCGTTCTTCACCCATGCGATCTTTCCATTTGGCAACAAAAGCACTGTTGGCCTCATCCTCGGCAGATTGGAAATAGTTCCAGGCCGCCAAATGCCCCACCAGGTTGGACGTGTCTAAACCCGACAACTCTTCCTCACCGACCGAAAAGGCCACAACTGGGATATCGTCAGCGCTGATGCCCGCCGCCGCCAGCTCTTTGTAAAAGCCAATGTTGGCATCGCCATTGATGGTCGAGATAACGCCAACCTTTTTTCCGTCCGCGCCCAACGCGACGACATCCGCAACGATCTTGGACCAATCAGAATGGCCAAAGGGCGTGTAGTTCACAAATATATCGCTCTCAGAAATGCCTTTCTGTCCGAGATAGCTGGCCAGGATATTGTTGGTTGTGCGCGGATAGACATAATCTGTGCCCAGCAGCGCGAATTTCTCAACCCCCAACTCTTCCAGAAAGTAGTCAGTGGCCGGGATCGCCTGCTGATTGGGCGCAGCGCCGGTGTAGAACACATTACGCGAACTTTCTTCCCCCTCATATTGCACCGGGTAGAACAGCAGACCGTTCAACTCTTCGACCACCGGCAGCACCGACTTGCGGCTGACAGAGGTCCAGTTGCCAAACATCACATCGACCTCATGCACGCTCAGCAATTCGCGTGCCTTTTCCG
This window encodes:
- the urtA gene encoding urea ABC transporter substrate-binding protein, whose translation is MTTCKSVLATTAALATFGSAAMAADCPIKVGVLHSLSGTMAISETTLKDTMLMLIEDQNSQGGVLGCELEAVVVDPASNWPLFAEKARELLSVHEVDVMFGNWTSVSRKSVLPVVEELNGLLFYPVQYEGEESSRNVFYTGAAPNQQAIPATDYFLEELGVEKFALLGTDYVYPRTTNNILASYLGQKGISESDIFVNYTPFGHSDWSKIVADVVALGADGKKVGVISTINGDANIGFYKELAAAGISADDIPVVAFSVGEEELSGLDTSNLVGHLAAWNYFQSAEDEANSAFVAKWKDRMGEERVTNDPMEAHYIGFNMWVNAATEAGSTAVDAVRAAMYGQEVPNLTGGTAVMLPNHHLAKPVLIGEILDTGQFDIISQTKEVPGDAWTDFLPESAVLMSDWKDLGCGMYNTATKSCVQTLSNY
- the urtB gene encoding urea ABC transporter permease subunit UrtB encodes the protein MTRFLAAGLLLLWGCLAAMAETNRPMQHLLQTQAALIEESSRRTIQPAITALADSGLAQAQEVLQVWQAKSLFRRTADGVFFRAEKAGAGRYDLFDLDSGAARGQAEKIELMQLKPNSGVRALIGTALVKFQLNDPDLLTRQAAVTSILRDPSSAALAPLRSSIATETDLELRALKQRQERLLTMLHDDDTDARVAAIREMSGDLGVDLRATLNPLVKSELRVYDNGPPDNVNVAGERRLGRDITLEAAYAALVARDLAPAQVLPREVKSALEANIVAGRVGGVPLARLSDPQERLNAYDALVRSNLARPFLTDDERAAATARYRYFDIYLTPSEPVTTAAMQALAETDTYVAFNQTADLTLDAISLASIYFLAAIGLAITFGVMGVINMAHGEFIMMGAYTGYVVQLVIPNHTLSILVAIPMAFAVTFGVGVAMERLVIRWLYNRPLETLLATFGISIALQQLAKNIFGTQARPLTAPGWLDGAWIVNDVVSISYIRIAIFGMALAFLALLLFIMRRTRLGLETRAVTQNRGMAASMGINPDRVNMLTFGLGSGIAGIAGVAIGLFAKVTSELGNDYIVQSFMTVVVGGVGSIWGTLAGAVLIGFSQKGIEWLTPSNTLAAQTYMIVLIIIFIQFRPRGIVALRGRAAGD
- the urtE gene encoding urea ABC transporter ATP-binding subunit UrtE, with translation MLSINDLTLHYGHSQILNGITMEAAKGEVTCVMGTNGVGKTSLMRAISGRHPRSGGAVSLDGEPLVVSLPHQLARKGVAYVPQGREIFPLLTVHENLETGFACLPMTEHGVPDRIYSLFPVLHDMRYRRGGDLSGGQQQQLAIARALITRPKLLLLDEPTEGIQPNIIQQIGAVIRQLRDEGDMAIVLVEQYFDFAYDLADQFLVLRRGSVALRGDRDEVSRGDLLAGVSV
- a CDS encoding ABC transporter permease subunit, which encodes MQHSFFARNPSVLVFVSLLALFTLGVTLLSEGMGADVISTSMIKTLGKTLCLCLVAIAMDLVWGYTGILSLGHFAFFGLGGYMIGMWLMYERTRDAVLASLSQATLPPTPTEVQNAIAHQIFGVVGGDSFPLIWAFADSLTLQLFLVVAVPGLLALVFGWLAFRSRVTGVYLSILTQAMTLALALYLFQNDSGLRGNNGLSGLQNLPGMTGVPQSLVSIWFLWGSALALGLGYMVAAWVVGGKFGSVLRGIRDNEARVRFLGYSVEGYKLVVFTGTACVAGIAGALYYPQAGIINPAEMAPIASIYLAVWVAIGGRGRLYGAVIGAALVSILSSWFTGGQAPDIDLGLFTIQWVDWWQVVLGLGFVLVTLFAPNGAGGLFDLITRRRVARAKQNSGEKRP
- the urtD gene encoding urea ABC transporter ATP-binding protein UrtD; amino-acid sequence: MNPLLEVSGVSVSFDGFKAINNLSFRIGRTELRAIIGPNGAGKTTFMDVVTGKTTPDTGRITWDGKRRSIFARSEARIAREGIGRKFQKPTVFEEQSVQDNLIMAVKADHRPLAVLLYRPTPEHMARVAQLADEIGLTDALHRMAGELSHGQKQWLEIGMLLAQEPRLLLVDEPAAGMTPEEREQTTAILVAAAQTRAVVVVEHDMEFVRRLNCKVTVLHEGSVLAEGSLDHVTADQTVIDVYLGR